A single region of the Latilactobacillus curvatus JCM 1096 = DSM 20019 genome encodes:
- the rsmG gene encoding 16S rRNA (guanine(527)-N(7))-methyltransferase RsmG, translating into MTPAGFAATLKTYNIQVSQAQMDQFELYFKRLVQVNQQVNLTAITEQEAVYLKHFFDSVTPTLYLEKLRTEPLTICDIGAGAGFPSLPIKILFPQLKITIVDSLNKRIHFLEELVRELGLSDVTLVHDRAELFSNPKSPYREQFDIVTARAVASLNVLVEFCLPTVKVGGQFIALKASQGETELAEANYAIETLGGQFAQDIALTLPETDDQRHLIVIDKVVPTPAKYPRRAGVPVKKPLMAKEEK; encoded by the coding sequence ATGACACCAGCGGGTTTTGCAGCAACGTTAAAAACATACAATATTCAAGTTTCACAAGCACAAATGGATCAGTTTGAATTGTATTTCAAACGGCTTGTACAAGTGAACCAACAAGTTAATTTGACAGCCATTACAGAACAAGAAGCAGTTTATCTCAAGCACTTCTTCGATTCTGTCACACCAACTTTGTATCTTGAAAAACTACGCACTGAACCCCTTACGATCTGCGATATTGGTGCGGGCGCGGGTTTTCCATCGTTACCAATCAAAATTTTATTCCCGCAATTGAAGATTACGATTGTTGATTCATTAAACAAGCGGATTCACTTCTTAGAAGAATTGGTCCGTGAATTAGGCTTGTCTGATGTGACGTTGGTCCATGATCGAGCAGAACTGTTCAGCAACCCGAAGAGTCCATATCGTGAACAGTTTGATATTGTGACTGCCCGGGCCGTTGCTTCATTAAATGTACTGGTAGAATTCTGTTTACCAACTGTTAAAGTTGGTGGGCAGTTTATCGCATTAAAAGCGAGTCAAGGTGAAACGGAATTGGCAGAAGCCAACTATGCAATCGAAACACTTGGTGGCCAATTTGCACAAGACATTGCTTTGACGCTACCAGAAACAGATGATCAACGACATCTAATCGTAATTGATAAGGTTGTACCGACACCTGCCAAGTATCCACGGCGGGCTGGTGTGCCAGTTAAAAAACCGTTAATGGCTAAGGAGGAAAAATAA
- a CDS encoding nucleobase:cation symporter-2 family protein, which translates to MADIHSNSAQPINPNEKLPHIKAAILGLQHLLAMYSGDVLIPLLVGAALHFNAAQMTYLVSVDIFMCGVATLLQLKRTPLTGIALPVVLGCAVEYVGPLAAIGTNSQLGIDVMYGSIIGAGIFILLVSGLFARLRWLFPPVVTGSLITLIGFTLIPVAFQNLGGGDVAAKSFGSTPNLITGFSTIALILIFSIWGRGFIQQIAILIGIIAGTLIAAAIGIVSLDPVGQASWFKLPELFYFGTPRFEWSSIVSMSLAALTTMIESIGVFFALGEIVGRDITSNDLKRGFRAEGIAAILGGLFNTFPYSTFSQNVGIVQLSGIKTKKPVYYSAFFLIILGLLPKIGAVATIIPSAVLGGAMVVMFGTVGIQGIKMLHKVDLDDNRNLLVAAVSIGLGLGVAIHPTLLQSLPTSVRTILGNGLVVGSLSAVILNLLFNYRSLIAAKHAEQK; encoded by the coding sequence GTGGCAGATATACACTCAAATTCAGCACAGCCAATTAATCCAAATGAAAAGCTTCCCCACATTAAAGCAGCGATTCTCGGCTTACAACATCTTCTAGCAATGTATTCTGGCGATGTTTTAATTCCATTACTTGTCGGGGCTGCATTACATTTTAATGCCGCTCAAATGACTTACCTCGTTTCAGTCGATATTTTCATGTGCGGGGTTGCGACCCTATTACAATTAAAACGAACCCCACTGACCGGGATTGCATTACCGGTTGTCCTAGGTTGTGCTGTTGAGTACGTTGGCCCGTTAGCCGCCATCGGCACTAACAGCCAACTCGGAATTGACGTTATGTACGGTAGTATTATTGGCGCCGGAATTTTCATCTTGTTAGTTTCTGGCTTGTTTGCACGTTTGCGTTGGCTCTTCCCACCAGTTGTCACAGGGTCTCTCATTACATTAATCGGATTCACATTGATTCCCGTTGCTTTCCAAAACTTAGGCGGTGGCGATGTTGCTGCTAAGTCGTTTGGGAGTACACCAAACTTAATTACCGGTTTTTCAACGATTGCCCTAATCCTGATTTTTAGTATCTGGGGGCGTGGCTTCATCCAACAAATCGCCATTTTAATTGGGATTATTGCTGGGACCTTAATCGCAGCTGCGATTGGGATTGTGTCCTTAGATCCAGTAGGTCAAGCAAGTTGGTTCAAATTACCTGAATTATTCTACTTCGGAACACCTCGTTTTGAATGGTCATCAATCGTTTCAATGTCATTGGCTGCGTTAACGACCATGATTGAATCAATCGGTGTCTTCTTCGCCCTTGGTGAAATCGTTGGGCGCGACATTACTAGCAATGATCTTAAGCGGGGCTTCCGCGCTGAAGGGATTGCCGCTATCTTAGGGGGATTGTTCAACACCTTCCCTTACTCAACGTTCTCACAAAATGTTGGGATTGTTCAATTATCCGGTATCAAAACGAAAAAACCAGTTTACTACTCAGCATTCTTCTTAATCATCTTAGGATTATTACCTAAGATTGGGGCCGTTGCAACCATTATTCCAAGCGCTGTTTTAGGGGGCGCGATGGTCGTTATGTTCGGCACTGTTGGGATTCAAGGCATTAAGATGTTACACAAAGTCGATCTTGATGATAACCGCAACTTACTAGTCGCTGCCGTTTCAATCGGCTTAGGCTTAGGGGTAGCAATTCATCCAACCTTGCTCCAATCACTACCAACGAGTGTTCGCACAATTCTAGGCAACGGCTTAGTAGTCGGTAGTCTCAGCGCTGTCATCTTAAACTTACTATTCAACTATCGTTCATTAATTGCAGCAAAACATGCTGAACAAAAATAA
- a CDS encoding MarR family transcriptional regulator, which yields MNSIAQSTDKLELINFYHEMAQISANISQISNEDGVTIEQIRILQTLKRYKGINNSKIAQVLKTSTAASSNKLRKLEDQGYISKQYGKQDDRRIVDIAVSPAGESIYRRFEQACGTYIKSITESDKKISMPELMQLFEMTNRLARSIRTTEIE from the coding sequence ATGAATTCTATAGCGCAATCGACTGATAAATTAGAGTTGATTAATTTCTATCATGAGATGGCTCAAATTTCAGCAAACATTAGTCAAATTTCAAATGAAGACGGAGTTACCATCGAACAAATTCGTATTTTACAAACATTAAAACGCTATAAAGGTATTAATAATAGTAAGATTGCACAAGTATTAAAAACATCTACCGCAGCATCTTCAAATAAATTACGTAAATTAGAGGATCAGGGGTATATCAGCAAACAATATGGCAAACAGGATGATCGTCGAATTGTTGATATAGCAGTTTCTCCCGCTGGAGAATCAATTTATCGTCGATTTGAGCAGGCGTGTGGAACTTACATTAAAAGTATTACTGAATCAGATAAGAAAATTAGCATGCCAGAATTAATGCAGCTGTTTGAAATGACAAATAGACTTGCTAGAAGTATTCGGACAACTGAAATTGAATAG
- a CDS encoding glycosyltransferase family 4 protein, protein MLSTEWATFYQTLAQTPITIIANAVELPKQYKYHSQSKQIITLGRLGERKGTYDILKLAGVIQSRFPDIQFTLYGDGEQGKVQQEIDRLKLTNVRLGGWLALADRNTVIQESLLHLLPSYQEGLPMAILETMAYGIPNLATNVGDIPQVIENHVSGDLVTPGDDAGLVQQLSDFLGSQMRRETYSRNARQTINDCFSLHQYFSRWHQFYQRIMNETEEE, encoded by the coding sequence GTGTTAAGCACTGAATGGGCAACTTTTTACCAAACACTTGCGCAAACTCCGATTACGATTATTGCTAATGCGGTTGAACTACCTAAGCAATACAAATACCATAGTCAGTCTAAACAAATTATCACACTGGGGCGCTTAGGCGAACGTAAGGGCACCTACGATATTCTAAAATTAGCAGGGGTGATTCAATCCCGTTTTCCGGATATTCAATTTACGTTGTATGGTGATGGTGAACAGGGGAAGGTCCAGCAAGAAATAGACCGCCTAAAGTTAACCAATGTGCGCCTTGGTGGCTGGTTAGCTTTGGCGGATCGCAATACCGTTATTCAAGAAAGCCTGTTACACCTATTGCCCTCATATCAAGAAGGCTTACCAATGGCAATTTTAGAAACGATGGCTTATGGAATTCCCAATTTAGCTACGAATGTCGGGGACATTCCACAAGTAATTGAGAATCATGTGAGCGGGGATTTGGTGACACCAGGAGATGACGCTGGCTTAGTTCAACAACTCAGTGATTTTCTAGGTAGTCAGATGCGACGTGAAACATATTCACGAAATGCCCGGCAAACGATTAACGACTGTTTCTCATTGCACCAGTATTTTAGCCGGTGGCACCAGTTTTATCAAAGGATTATGAATGAAACGGAGGAGGAATGA
- the dnaB gene encoding replicative DNA helicase, whose translation MNNELIEQVPPQNNEAEQAVLGAVFISGDALVEAMEYVTADDFYRKAHRLIFETMVELNERGEGIDAVTLKSALDAQNQLEDIGGIGYLAELAEAVPTAANVVYYAKIVSEKAMLRRLIQTAQNIVAKGYAQDEDVTDILDTAEKEIMDVSERQNKAGFKSISDVLTSSIEQIDKLYQNEEDITGLSTGYRDLDKITAGLHEDELIILAARPGVGKTAFVLNIAQNIGTKTNENIAIFSLEMGAEQLVNRMLCAEGSIDANHLRTGQLDELEWQNLIVAMGSLSKANIYIDDTPGVKMAEIRAKCRRLAKEKGGVGLIVIDYLQLIEGSGQENRQQEVSAISRQLKKLAKELRVPVIALSQLSRGVEQRQDKRPVLSDIRESGSIEQDADIVAFLYRDDYYRDEPGEDGDDFGGGNPPAPAPQRSDDADVGEVEVIIEKNRAGARGTVKLLFVKTFNKFSSISYADQ comes from the coding sequence GTGAATAATGAACTAATTGAACAAGTACCGCCGCAGAATAATGAGGCGGAACAGGCCGTTTTAGGGGCCGTCTTTATTAGTGGCGATGCGCTCGTTGAAGCAATGGAATACGTTACTGCCGACGATTTTTATCGTAAAGCCCACCGTTTGATCTTCGAGACGATGGTTGAATTAAACGAACGGGGTGAAGGAATCGATGCGGTGACTTTAAAGAGTGCCCTCGATGCGCAGAACCAATTGGAAGATATCGGTGGTATTGGTTATTTAGCTGAGTTGGCTGAGGCTGTACCAACGGCAGCCAACGTAGTTTATTATGCCAAGATTGTCTCTGAAAAAGCAATGCTGCGCCGTTTAATCCAAACCGCTCAAAATATTGTGGCAAAGGGTTACGCGCAAGATGAAGACGTCACGGATATTTTAGATACCGCTGAAAAGGAAATCATGGATGTTTCCGAACGGCAAAATAAGGCCGGGTTCAAATCAATTTCAGATGTCTTAACGAGTTCAATTGAACAAATTGATAAGTTATATCAAAATGAAGAAGACATTACGGGTCTATCAACGGGATACCGCGATTTAGATAAGATTACTGCGGGTTTGCATGAAGATGAACTCATTATTTTAGCGGCCCGGCCCGGGGTGGGGAAAACCGCGTTTGTCTTAAACATTGCTCAGAATATCGGGACGAAAACCAATGAGAATATTGCAATTTTTAGTTTGGAAATGGGTGCTGAACAACTCGTTAACCGGATGTTGTGTGCAGAAGGAAGTATTGACGCCAACCATCTAAGAACCGGGCAACTCGACGAACTTGAATGGCAGAATCTAATCGTAGCCATGGGGAGCCTTTCAAAAGCGAATATCTATATTGATGATACGCCCGGCGTGAAAATGGCGGAAATTCGGGCGAAATGTCGGCGCTTAGCGAAGGAAAAAGGGGGCGTTGGCTTAATCGTCATTGATTACTTGCAACTAATTGAAGGTTCCGGCCAAGAAAACCGGCAACAAGAAGTCTCGGCGATTTCACGTCAATTAAAGAAATTGGCTAAAGAATTACGGGTACCGGTCATTGCGCTCTCTCAACTCTCTCGTGGGGTTGAACAACGACAAGATAAACGCCCAGTCCTTTCAGATATTCGTGAATCAGGATCAATCGAACAAGATGCTGATATCGTTGCTTTCTTATATCGTGATGATTACTATCGCGATGAACCTGGGGAAGATGGCGATGATTTCGGTGGTGGCAATCCGCCAGCACCAGCGCCACAGCGGTCAGATGATGCGGACGTTGGAGAAGTTGAAGTGATTATCGAAAAAAACCGTGCGGGTGCACGAGGGACAGTCAAATTATTATTTGTCAAAACGTTTAATAAGTTCTCATCAATTTCGTATGCGGACCAATAG
- the rplI gene encoding 50S ribosomal protein L9, with protein sequence MKVIFLEDVRGKGKKGQVKDVPDGYAQNFLIKNGKAKPATSAAISALKGQQHAEAKNAAAELAEAKVLKAKIEDDKTIVEIKSKAGEDSRLFGSIPSKQIAQALAQQYQINVDKRKIDLPEPIKALGYRNVDVRIHPDVTATIRVHIVTE encoded by the coding sequence ATGAAAGTTATTTTCTTAGAAGATGTACGCGGTAAAGGTAAAAAAGGCCAAGTGAAAGATGTGCCAGATGGTTACGCACAAAACTTTTTAATTAAAAATGGGAAAGCAAAACCCGCAACATCAGCTGCTATCAGTGCTTTAAAAGGCCAACAACATGCTGAAGCTAAAAATGCAGCTGCTGAATTAGCGGAAGCAAAGGTTTTAAAAGCCAAAATTGAAGACGATAAAACAATCGTTGAAATCAAATCTAAAGCGGGCGAAGACAGCCGCTTATTTGGTTCAATTCCAAGCAAGCAAATTGCCCAAGCATTGGCTCAACAATATCAGATCAATGTTGATAAACGGAAAATTGATTTACCAGAACCAATCAAAGCGTTGGGTTACCGGAATGTTGATGTACGGATTCACCCTGATGTAACAGCTACGATTCGTGTGCATATCGTAACCGAATAA
- a CDS encoding DHH family phosphoesterase: protein MKNKFKQLKLPQFLDDTRLRTVALILLGLTAVSLVFAAMLDWLIALILFVLLIGTVITVLYAIETVTENTAKYVSDLSYRIKRGEQEALIKMPIGILLYNESGEIQWTNPYLQQYFGNKEVLGKKIKSVDPELAELVAQNEDANETKIVRWGDNQFQIIIQESIGVVYLLDITRYAAIEDRYEDEQVAIGQVFLDNYDEITQTMDDQSVSNLNNYVTNELSRWANQFQMFLKRVDDDHFFVLAYAKSLHAAEQEKFKILDEIREETSKQNFPLTLSVGFAYGESDLAVLATTSQSNLDLALGRGGDQVVVKASEGQARFYGGKTNPMEKRTRVRARMISQALQEIFKQVDEVFVMGHIRPDMDALGASFGIRRIAEMNGKKCYVVVDQNNIHTDIQRLLEEVKAYPEIAVEVLSPEEALEKATANSLLVMVDHSKPSITMAPKLYEKLAQRTIVIDHHRRGEEFPENPMLVYIEPYASSTCELVTEMFEYQPQNIANINKFEATTMLAGITVDTQSFSMRTGTRTFDAASYLRSVGADASMVQHLLKENVDNYIQKNHLIETIEMVEPNMALCMGEDNRTYDPVIAAQAADTLLSLSDIEASFVIVKRPDGMIAISARSLGDVNVQVIMEKLGGGGHLSNAATQMADTTVSEAKAKLLTVLAELFDPETDKEATND, encoded by the coding sequence ATGAAAAATAAGTTTAAACAATTAAAATTACCACAGTTTTTAGATGATACTCGCCTGCGGACCGTTGCCCTGATTTTGTTGGGCCTTACAGCGGTTAGTTTGGTATTTGCTGCGATGTTAGATTGGCTAATTGCTCTAATTTTATTCGTGCTGCTAATCGGGACGGTCATTACTGTGCTATACGCGATCGAAACGGTCACTGAGAATACAGCCAAGTATGTCTCGGACTTGTCGTACCGCATTAAGCGCGGCGAGCAAGAGGCTTTAATTAAGATGCCAATTGGGATTTTATTGTACAACGAATCAGGTGAGATTCAATGGACGAATCCTTATTTACAGCAATATTTCGGTAATAAAGAAGTTTTAGGCAAAAAGATTAAGTCTGTCGATCCAGAGTTGGCAGAATTAGTCGCACAAAATGAAGATGCTAATGAAACAAAAATTGTTCGTTGGGGCGATAATCAATTCCAAATCATTATCCAAGAAAGCATTGGGGTGGTTTATCTTCTCGATATTACACGCTATGCGGCCATTGAAGATCGTTATGAAGATGAGCAAGTAGCCATCGGGCAAGTGTTCTTAGATAATTATGATGAAATCACTCAGACAATGGATGATCAATCTGTTTCTAATCTGAATAACTATGTCACCAACGAGTTATCACGCTGGGCGAATCAGTTTCAGATGTTCTTGAAGCGAGTTGATGATGATCATTTCTTTGTTTTGGCGTACGCCAAATCATTACACGCCGCTGAACAAGAGAAGTTTAAGATTTTAGATGAAATTCGAGAAGAAACATCCAAACAAAACTTCCCACTAACGTTGAGTGTTGGGTTTGCTTATGGGGAATCCGATTTAGCCGTTCTAGCAACAACTTCACAGAGTAATTTGGATCTTGCCCTCGGTCGTGGTGGTGACCAAGTCGTTGTCAAAGCGAGTGAAGGACAAGCACGTTTTTATGGTGGTAAGACTAATCCGATGGAAAAACGGACGCGGGTTCGTGCACGGATGATTTCACAAGCCTTACAAGAAATCTTCAAACAAGTTGACGAAGTCTTTGTTATGGGCCATATTCGGCCAGATATGGATGCATTGGGCGCCTCATTTGGGATTCGCCGGATTGCCGAGATGAACGGTAAGAAGTGCTACGTGGTCGTTGACCAAAACAATATTCATACAGATATTCAACGTCTTTTAGAGGAAGTTAAAGCCTACCCTGAAATTGCAGTGGAAGTGTTGTCGCCTGAAGAAGCGCTCGAAAAAGCAACGGCCAATAGTTTATTAGTGATGGTCGATCATTCTAAACCATCCATAACAATGGCACCTAAGTTGTACGAGAAGCTTGCTCAGCGGACGATTGTCATCGATCACCATCGTCGTGGGGAAGAGTTCCCAGAAAACCCAATGTTGGTTTATATCGAACCCTACGCCTCTTCAACGTGTGAGTTAGTGACGGAAATGTTTGAATATCAACCACAAAATATCGCTAATATTAACAAGTTCGAAGCCACAACGATGTTGGCTGGGATTACGGTTGATACGCAGTCATTTTCAATGCGAACTGGGACGCGAACGTTTGACGCAGCTAGTTATTTACGTTCAGTTGGGGCTGATGCTTCGATGGTTCAACACTTGTTAAAAGAAAATGTCGATAATTATATTCAAAAGAATCATTTAATTGAAACCATTGAAATGGTTGAGCCAAATATGGCATTATGTATGGGTGAGGACAACCGTACCTACGATCCGGTCATCGCAGCACAAGCAGCGGATACCTTGCTGTCATTGTCAGACATTGAAGCCTCGTTTGTCATTGTGAAACGCCCAGATGGCATGATTGCCATTTCAGCGCGGAGTCTAGGTGATGTGAATGTGCAAGTGATTATGGAGAAATTAGGTGGCGGTGGTCATCTTTCCAATGCGGCAACGCAGATGGCAGATACGACTGTTTCCGAAGCCAAGGCGAAGTTATTAACGGTTTTGGCAGAGCTATTTGATCCGGAAACGGACAAGGAAGCAACAAACGATTAA
- the rpsR gene encoding 30S ribosomal protein S18: MAQQRRGGNRRRRKVDFIAANHIEYIDYKDTDLLKRFISERGKILPRRVSGTSAKNQRRLTIAIKRARIMGLLPFVTED, from the coding sequence ATGGCTCAACAAAGAAGAGGCGGCAACCGTCGTCGTCGTAAGGTTGATTTCATCGCTGCTAACCACATCGAATATATCGACTACAAAGACACTGATTTATTGAAACGTTTTATCTCAGAACGCGGTAAGATTTTACCTCGTCGGGTATCTGGTACAAGTGCTAAAAACCAACGTCGTTTGACAATTGCAATCAAACGCGCACGGATTATGGGCTTATTACCATTCGTTACAGAAGACTAA
- the ssb gene encoding single-stranded DNA-binding protein — MINRVVLVGRLTRDVDLRYTSSGAAVGTFSIAVNRQFTNANGDREADFINCVIWRKSAENFANFTKKGSLVGVDGRLQTRNYENQQGQRVYVTEVVVDNFSLLESRTTTEQRQGDGASQNFNNNQSNGSQQSGFTSPQQSGNPSAANNTQADPFANNGQAIDISDDDLPF; from the coding sequence ATGATTAATCGAGTTGTACTCGTTGGTCGGCTAACACGCGATGTTGACTTACGTTACACTTCTAGTGGTGCTGCTGTTGGGACTTTCTCAATCGCAGTGAACCGTCAATTCACGAATGCCAATGGTGATCGTGAAGCAGACTTTATCAACTGTGTCATCTGGCGTAAATCAGCGGAAAATTTCGCTAATTTCACTAAGAAAGGCTCACTAGTCGGAGTTGATGGCCGTCTACAAACGAGAAATTATGAAAACCAACAAGGTCAACGTGTATACGTAACCGAAGTGGTCGTTGATAACTTCTCATTGTTAGAATCACGGACAACAACGGAGCAACGGCAAGGGGATGGCGCAAGCCAAAACTTTAACAACAATCAAAGCAATGGTAGCCAACAATCTGGATTTACCAGCCCTCAACAATCGGGTAATCCATCAGCTGCAAATAACACTCAAGCCGATCCATTTGCAAATAATGGTCAAGCAATTGATATTTCAGATGATGATTTACCTTTCTAA
- the rpsF gene encoding 30S ribosomal protein S6 yields the protein MAQSKYEVTYIISTTLDEESKTALVNRYDGILKDNGAEVIDSKDWSKRRLAYEINNQHEGIYHIVNVLADNDEALNEFDRLAKIDGSVLRHMIVKRED from the coding sequence ATGGCTCAATCAAAATACGAAGTTACTTACATCATCTCAACAACACTTGATGAAGAAAGTAAAACAGCTCTTGTCAACCGTTACGACGGCATCTTAAAAGACAACGGCGCTGAAGTGATTGATTCAAAAGACTGGTCAAAACGTCGTTTAGCTTATGAAATCAACAATCAACACGAAGGCATTTACCATATCGTAAATGTTTTAGCTGATAATGATGAAGCTTTAAACGAATTTGATCGTCTAGCTAAGATTGATGGCTCAGTATTACGCCATATGATCGTTAAACGCGAAGACTAA